One part of the Dioscorea cayenensis subsp. rotundata cultivar TDr96_F1 chromosome 2, TDr96_F1_v2_PseudoChromosome.rev07_lg8_w22 25.fasta, whole genome shotgun sequence genome encodes these proteins:
- the LOC120276769 gene encoding E3 ubiquitin-protein ligase RMA1H1-like, with translation MNQASAGGCFDCNICLDFAVDPVVTLCGHLYCWPCIYKWLQVQAEEVEQQCPVCKATLSENTLVPLYGRGHYTTDGKQSNSQVPQRRPAVKYDNSDIQHLVHHHQHQRRQYLESHIDTYNGNLHSGSAENRVMSSRDVLGGIASAVVPWAFRGQAPGMYNFSMNHQTGNVEDLRLRQHEMESEKSLYQIWIFLSCCALLCLILF, from the coding sequence ATGAACCAAGCTTCGGCTGGTGGCTGCTTCGACTGCAACATATGCCTGGACTTCGCCGTCGACCCTGTGGTTACCCTTTGTGGTCATCTCTATTGTTGGCCTTGCATTTACAAGTGGTTGCAAGTCCAGGCTGAGGAGGTGGAACAGCAATGCCCCGTCTGCAAAGCAACTCTCTCTGAGAATACCTTGGTTCCGCTCTACGGCCGTGGCCATTACACAACTGACGGCAAGCAATCAAACAGTCAAGTGCCACAGCGCCGACCTGCGGTCAAGTATGATAATAGTGATATACAACACCTTGTTCATCACCACCAGCACCAACGGCGACAATACCTTGAGAGTCACATTGATACTTACAATGGTAATCTGCATTCTGGTTCGGCGGAGAATAGAGTGATGTCCTCCAGAGATGTGCTTGGAGGGATAGCTAGTGCGGTGGTTCCATGGGCGTTCCGTGGACAAGCGCCAGGGATGTACAACTTCAGCATGAATCATCAGACGGGGAATGTGGAGGACTTGAGACTGAGGCAGCATGAAATGGAGAGTGAGAAATCACTGTACCAGATCTGGATCTTTCTCTCTTGCTGTGCATTGCTGTGCCTCATCCTCTTCTGA